The sequence CCACCGGAATAAGGTTGATGAAGACTATTCTGTATCCGTGGAATGACTGGGTCGATTGCACCTGGAACCTGGAGAGCGGCAATACTTCGCTTCGGGCATAGGCCGCTTCATCGATTGCCAGCGGTCCGATCCGGTCCGGCGGTGTCGACAGAATAAACGGCTGTTCGATAGGCGGAAGTCGCAAGCCGGTCCCAACGAGTAGCTTTTCACCTGCTACCACTTCGACACTGGAAAGCTTTTGGCCGTAGGGTAGTAGGATTCGGGCCCTTTTCGTCGGGAGGGCCGGTTGACCGACCAATCCTGTAACCGGGCAACCGACAATCTCTGCCTGGTCGAACAGTTCGCCGGCAATCTTGACGGTTTCCACTCGCGGTCGCTCAAACGTGTATGTCCGTTCAATGGGTGCGGACAACCCGGAGCCGGCGGCCACTGCCACCGCGATGATGGTACTCAGCGCCATCCACAATAAGCCCTTCGAAGTTAAACATCTCTGCCTCGGCATGTCTCCTCCATGGTTGGATGCCGGCTGAAGGCCAGCCACACATCCGTGCGATACGGGATAGGTCCCGGATAAACCGATACGGCTACGCCTAATATAGCCTGTTCCCTCCATTAGGCAAGTCTCAACGACCTTCATTCGGCTCGGCAGGCACGAATGCGAACGACCCGCGTTCGGGCAACACGGTCACCCAGTCTTGTTCGCTCGGGCGAGGTCAGAATCAGGACCGCCCCGAGGATGCTCATAAACGGCAGGCCGTCTACCAACCGCATCAGGTTCCTCAATATGCTCCTGACCAAACCCGGCCTGGCGCCGTTCGGTTGCACCACTCGCAAACCCATCAGGCGCTTGCCCAGGGTGGTGCCGAACAGACCCTCCAGTACGACAAAGTACACAGCCATGATAACGAAAAAGGTAATGCAGATCGGGTCGGTGACAAGCCAGCCATAACCCCAGAGATGATCGCCTGCGCTCATTATCCAAACACCCTTCACCAGCCTGGTGACCGGAAAGAACACCAGTCAGAACATAAACCCGTCGGCGGCCAGGGCCAGGAATCGGACCCACAGCCCTGCATAGTGAAGA is a genomic window of Candidatus Zixiibacteriota bacterium containing:
- a CDS encoding RDD family protein, with amino-acid sequence MSAGDHLWGYGWLVTDPICITFFVIMAVYFVVLEGLFGTTLGKRLMGLRVVQPNGARPGLVRSILRNLMRLVDGLPFMSILGAVLILTSPERTRLGDRVARTRVVRIRACRAE